The Paracholeplasma brassicae genome contains a region encoding:
- a CDS encoding HPr family phosphocarrier protein encodes MERTFKVIAENGIHARPATNLVNLAMRFESDIWLVANDRSVDMKSIMGVMSLGIYKAAKFTVRVKGYDAEEALEAISALLFTENLGIVVNE; translated from the coding sequence ATGGAAAGAACATTTAAAGTAATCGCAGAAAACGGAATTCATGCGAGACCAGCAACGAATTTAGTGAATTTGGCAATGCGTTTTGAATCGGATATTTGGTTAGTTGCTAATGACCGCAGTGTTGACATGAAATCCATCATGGGTGTTATGTCCTTAGGCATTTACAAAGCGGCTAAATTTACAGTAAGAGTGAAAGGCTATGACGCTGAAGAAGCACTTGAAGCGATTTCTGCCCTTTTATTTACTGAAAATTTAGGTATTGTTGTTAATGAATAA
- a CDS encoding ABC transporter permease encodes MKNDQIIIQEDVLQVERREKIIDEMERTKWKRYWAQVKKDWALYLMLIPVIMFFFLVRYLPISGIMVAFKNYDNALAIGDQDFYGFFALKNLMFSDQTRTVEFWRAFRNTFSISMYGLIFGFPIPIILALFFSEIKNELYRSITQILSYLPNFISMVVITSIVSLMLAGGNQSGTVAPGVITQLLINLGVVEQGVNIRIEPEYFRSIYIISDIWQGAGYGSIVYFAAIMGINPVSYEAARIDGANKLAQVRYVTLPGMAPTLTIMLILRIGSVLSVGFEKVLLLYDVQNYSTSDVLSTYVIRLGSLMSGGGASGGGSQISVSFAGAADLFNSLIAMMLVLGANFVSRRVSETSLF; translated from the coding sequence ATGAAGAATGATCAAATAATCATTCAAGAAGATGTGCTTCAAGTCGAGCGCAGAGAAAAAATTATCGATGAAATGGAACGCACTAAGTGGAAACGCTATTGGGCACAAGTAAAGAAAGACTGGGCGCTTTACTTAATGTTAATTCCAGTCATTATGTTTTTCTTTCTAGTACGATACTTACCAATATCTGGTATTATGGTTGCTTTTAAGAATTACGACAACGCATTAGCGATTGGTGATCAAGATTTTTATGGGTTCTTTGCTCTTAAAAATTTAATGTTCTCTGATCAAACACGTACGGTAGAGTTTTGGAGAGCCTTTAGAAATACATTTTCGATTAGTATGTATGGCCTAATTTTCGGGTTTCCGATTCCAATTATCCTGGCGTTATTCTTTAGTGAAATTAAGAATGAGCTTTATCGAAGTATCACTCAAATTTTGAGTTACTTACCAAATTTCATATCGATGGTTGTTATCACAAGTATTGTTTCCTTGATGCTTGCTGGTGGTAATCAAAGTGGCACGGTTGCACCAGGTGTTATCACACAACTCTTAATTAATCTAGGTGTTGTCGAACAAGGTGTCAATATCCGTATTGAACCAGAATATTTTAGATCTATTTACATCATCTCAGATATCTGGCAAGGGGCTGGTTATGGTTCGATTGTCTACTTTGCTGCAATCATGGGGATTAACCCAGTCAGCTACGAAGCGGCTCGTATTGATGGTGCTAATAAATTAGCTCAAGTTAGATACGTGACCCTACCTGGTATGGCACCGACCTTAACGATCATGTTGATCTTAAGAATTGGATCAGTACTATCGGTTGGTTTTGAAAAAGTATTGTTACTTTATGACGTACAAAACTACTCAACTTCAGACGTACTATCAACCTACGTCATTCGTTTGGGTAGCTTAATGAGCGGTGGTGGTGCATCCGGAGGGGGATCTCAAATCTCTGTATCATTTGCCGGAGCAGCGGATTTATTCAACTCACTTATCGCGATGATGTTAGTTCTAGGCGCGAACTTTGTAAGCAGACGTGTATCTGAAACGTCATTATTCTAG
- a CDS encoding UxaA family hydrolase — MENTKYIIINEQDNVMIALVDLKKGEFINGIEIKEDIVKGHKVALKDINEKEDIIKYGFPIGHAKSPITKGAHVHVHNVATNLDDVLNYEYKPQFENYDVKVKNRDVYVYRRKNNEVGIRNELWIVPTVGCIVGQTRQLADLFLREVNPDSENFDGIHIFGHQFGCSQMGDDHENTKETLQNIAKHPNAGAVLVLGLGCENNQVKEFRESFGEYDPNRVKFMVMQDVEDELEAGLEMLTELYDEMKNDRRTKADVSELKIGLKCGGSDGFSGITANPLLGKLSDYITYHGGTSVLTEVPEMFGAEKILMRRAKNEEVFNKTVHLINDFKAYYKANNQVIYDNPSPGNKNGGITTLEDKSLGCTQKAGSSIVCDVLSQTDRLKTKGLNLISAPGNDLVSVTTLGMSGCQLVLFSTGRGTPFGGFIPTIKVSTNTDIYKKKPNWIDFNAGSLTEGKSMDELLEEFVDFIVSVVNGKKTRNEINHFREIGIFKTGVIL; from the coding sequence ATGGAAAATACAAAATACATCATTATTAATGAACAAGATAACGTGATGATCGCATTAGTGGATCTTAAAAAGGGTGAATTCATTAATGGCATTGAAATCAAAGAAGATATAGTCAAAGGTCATAAAGTTGCTCTAAAGGACATAAACGAAAAAGAAGACATCATTAAATACGGTTTTCCAATCGGTCATGCAAAGTCACCGATTACTAAAGGGGCACACGTACACGTTCACAATGTGGCAACCAACTTAGATGACGTATTAAATTACGAATACAAACCTCAATTTGAAAATTACGACGTGAAAGTAAAAAATAGAGACGTATACGTTTATCGCCGTAAAAACAATGAAGTTGGTATCAGAAATGAGTTATGGATTGTACCGACCGTTGGTTGTATTGTTGGCCAAACACGTCAACTGGCTGATTTATTCTTAAGAGAAGTCAATCCGGACTCAGAGAATTTTGATGGTATACATATTTTTGGACACCAGTTTGGATGTTCTCAAATGGGGGATGACCATGAAAACACAAAAGAAACCCTTCAAAATATTGCAAAACATCCAAATGCAGGTGCTGTTTTAGTGCTCGGATTAGGGTGTGAGAACAATCAGGTCAAAGAGTTTAGAGAATCATTTGGTGAATACGATCCTAACCGAGTCAAATTCATGGTCATGCAAGACGTAGAAGATGAGCTTGAAGCCGGCCTTGAAATGCTAACAGAACTATATGATGAGATGAAAAATGATCGCCGTACAAAAGCGGACGTTTCAGAGTTGAAAATCGGATTAAAGTGCGGTGGATCAGACGGTTTTTCTGGAATCACAGCTAACCCTTTACTAGGTAAATTAAGTGATTATATCACCTATCATGGCGGTACATCAGTACTAACTGAGGTCCCTGAAATGTTTGGTGCAGAGAAAATTCTAATGCGTCGTGCAAAAAATGAAGAGGTCTTTAACAAAACAGTTCATTTAATTAACGATTTCAAAGCATACTATAAAGCAAATAACCAAGTAATCTACGATAACCCTTCACCAGGAAATAAAAATGGTGGCATAACAACACTTGAGGATAAATCATTAGGCTGTACACAAAAAGCAGGAAGCAGCATCGTTTGTGATGTCTTAAGTCAAACGGACAGACTTAAAACAAAAGGACTGAATTTGATTTCAGCCCCAGGTAATGATTTAGTTTCAGTAACAACCCTTGGGATGAGTGGTTGCCAACTCGTTTTATTCTCAACTGGAAGAGGTACACCTTTTGGCGGGTTTATTCCAACGATTAAAGTATCAACGAATACCGATATTTATAAGAAAAAACCAAACTGGATTGATTTTAATGCGGGTAGTTTGACCGAAGGCAAATCAATGGATGAACTACTTGAAGAATTTGTTGATTTTATCGTTTCTGTTGTTAATGGTAAAAAGACAAGAAACGAAATTAATCATTTTAGAGAAATTGGTATATTTAAGACGGGAGTGATCTTATAA
- a CDS encoding M42 family metallopeptidase yields the protein MKIDPIYEKLMNAFGISAYESDVKSIMLEEIKKYKNYTIEADNLGSVFAVKKSKNPNAKTVMIAGHMDEVGLMVSSIMPNGGLKVIPIGGLVPEVFISQVLHVKGKNGLVPGVIGSIPPHLSKTQKVDFPDFVLDIGATSKEEVKAFGVSIGDMVLNQNIYLETYNKDRIISKAVDNRWGCGMALEVIRDYDDVELDFHLIVGATVQEEVGLRGAGTAVFKFKPDMFIALDASPLNDLLDQGASGKMGEGFLIRLYDPRNIMAPKLFNWFKEVAESNDINYQVYIAKGGTDAARALDSNDGIIATTIGLPARYIHSTAAMFDLKDHFAAYQMVRKVINTLTNEQIAIFQAH from the coding sequence ATGAAAATAGATCCAATATACGAAAAACTAATGAACGCGTTTGGCATTTCAGCTTATGAGTCTGACGTCAAATCAATCATGTTAGAAGAAATAAAGAAATACAAAAATTATACGATAGAAGCAGATAACTTAGGTTCCGTATTTGCGGTTAAAAAATCTAAAAATCCTAACGCAAAAACAGTGATGATTGCTGGGCACATGGATGAAGTTGGACTTATGGTATCAAGCATTATGCCAAATGGCGGACTAAAAGTGATTCCAATCGGTGGTTTAGTTCCTGAGGTGTTTATCTCACAGGTGCTTCATGTCAAAGGGAAAAATGGATTAGTTCCCGGTGTGATTGGTTCAATACCACCACATTTATCAAAAACTCAGAAAGTTGATTTCCCGGACTTTGTCTTAGACATTGGTGCCACATCAAAAGAAGAGGTTAAAGCCTTTGGGGTTTCAATTGGTGATATGGTACTAAATCAAAACATATATTTAGAAACCTATAATAAAGATCGGATCATTTCAAAAGCTGTCGATAACCGTTGGGGTTGTGGCATGGCTTTAGAGGTAATCAGGGATTATGACGACGTTGAACTAGACTTTCATTTAATCGTTGGTGCTACTGTGCAAGAAGAAGTAGGCTTAAGAGGCGCGGGTACCGCCGTGTTTAAGTTTAAACCGGATATGTTTATTGCATTAGACGCCTCACCATTAAATGATTTACTAGATCAAGGCGCTTCTGGAAAAATGGGTGAAGGTTTTCTAATTCGTTTATATGACCCTAGAAACATCATGGCACCTAAACTATTTAACTGGTTTAAGGAAGTTGCTGAGTCAAATGACATCAACTATCAAGTCTACATCGCTAAAGGTGGAACGGATGCAGCAAGAGCACTTGATTCAAACGACGGCATTATTGCGACTACGATTGGCTTACCAGCAAGATATATTCACTCAACAGCTGCTATGTTTGATTTAAAAGATCACTTCGCAGCTTATCAAATGGTTAGAAAAGTAATCAACACACTAACGAACGAACAAATAGCAATATTTCAAGCACATTAA
- a CDS encoding pectinesterase family protein: protein MITLHLNQLNNLDDVLSSYNSEEPIKIFLAEGIYHLKLTISRNNLHFIGIPNKTVITNSDYAFKLHQDGLLYNTFRTQTVLITGSNVVFENITIKNEAGRGDRIGQSIALSVFGNHNRFINCDLISNQDTLFIGPLPKELSVRYDHILSIDEQTTSVGQHYFQGCRISGDVDYVFGSGTALFDACTFISSESGYVFAPSTFEETPYGFISYQSTFKSTSDTYKVILGRPWRDFGKVHLIDNTFLSPVEPNRFDDWSKDAYFFFESPYVNSPYSIPVSDDLITKLLKFIEEIR from the coding sequence ATGATTACATTACATTTAAATCAATTGAACAACTTAGATGACGTTTTGTCATCTTACAACTCGGAGGAACCCATTAAAATTTTCTTGGCGGAAGGTATTTATCATTTAAAACTCACCATATCAAGAAATAATCTACATTTTATAGGCATTCCAAATAAAACCGTTATCACCAATAGTGATTACGCTTTCAAATTACACCAAGATGGCCTTCTTTACAATACGTTTCGTACACAAACCGTTTTAATTACAGGTTCAAACGTCGTTTTTGAAAACATTACCATCAAAAATGAAGCAGGTCGAGGTGACCGCATTGGTCAATCCATCGCATTAAGTGTCTTTGGCAACCACAACCGGTTCATCAATTGCGACTTAATCAGCAATCAAGACACCTTATTTATTGGTCCATTGCCTAAAGAACTCTCAGTTAGATACGATCATATCTTGTCGATTGATGAGCAAACCACGTCTGTGGGTCAACATTATTTTCAAGGTTGTCGTATTTCTGGTGATGTGGACTATGTCTTTGGTAGTGGTACGGCACTTTTTGACGCTTGTACGTTTATTTCAAGTGAATCTGGGTACGTTTTTGCCCCATCGACATTTGAAGAAACGCCTTATGGTTTCATAAGTTACCAAAGCACTTTTAAATCAACCAGTGATACCTATAAAGTCATTTTAGGCAGACCTTGGCGAGATTTCGGCAAGGTCCACTTAATTGATAACACATTTTTATCACCCGTTGAACCTAATCGATTTGACGATTGGTCAAAAGATGCGTACTTCTTTTTTGAATCCCCCTACGTTAATTCCCCTTATAGTATCCCCGTAAGTGATGATTTAATAACGAAACTATTAAAGTTTATCGAAGAAATTCGATAA
- the uxaC gene encoding glucuronate isomerase, whose protein sequence is MKPFLDKDFMLNSETAKKLYHEHAAKMPIIDYHCHLNPKEIYENKPFENLAKVWLGGDHYKWRLMRANGVDEAYITGDKPDYEKFLKWAEVVPYLVGSPLYHWTHLELQRFFSIQTLLNKDTAKSIYEEANKQLIHLTPKKFIEMSNVKIVCTTDDPTDDLHYHQLLKNENNSFKVLPAFRPDKAINIELSWFNEWVNKLSSVVGYRIDDLDSLEKALEERMDYFTENGCSLSDHGLDSIVYVESSKEQIEKIFKKARNNEPLSENEIKQYKGHVLVFLGKAYHKRQWVQQYHIGALRNNNSRMLKLLGPDTGYDAINDDPIAKPLSQILNKLEENDQLPKTIIYALNSRDHDIVVTLMQAFQDGKVSGKLQCGSAWWFNDHIDGMKKQMIALANNGLLSQFVGMLTDSRSFLSYPRHEYFRRLVCDLIGTWVEEGLFPNDEVLLGEVVRNISYENANKYFKM, encoded by the coding sequence ATGAAACCATTTTTAGACAAAGATTTTATGTTGAATAGTGAAACTGCAAAAAAACTATATCACGAACACGCAGCTAAAATGCCAATCATTGACTATCACTGTCACTTGAATCCAAAAGAAATTTATGAAAACAAGCCGTTTGAAAACTTAGCGAAAGTTTGGCTCGGTGGCGATCACTATAAGTGGCGTTTAATGAGAGCAAATGGCGTCGATGAGGCATATATCACAGGGGATAAGCCTGATTACGAAAAATTCTTAAAATGGGCAGAAGTAGTACCTTATCTAGTTGGTAGTCCACTTTATCACTGGACCCACTTAGAACTTCAACGATTCTTTTCGATTCAAACGTTATTAAACAAAGACACAGCCAAATCAATTTATGAAGAGGCAAACAAACAATTAATTCATTTGACACCAAAGAAGTTTATTGAAATGAGCAATGTTAAAATTGTTTGTACCACCGATGATCCAACCGATGACCTTCATTACCATCAATTGTTAAAAAATGAAAACAACAGCTTTAAAGTATTACCTGCATTTAGACCAGACAAAGCGATTAATATTGAACTTTCTTGGTTTAATGAATGGGTTAATAAACTTTCAAGTGTTGTTGGTTATCGTATAGATGATCTTGATTCATTAGAAAAAGCGCTTGAAGAACGTATGGATTACTTTACTGAAAATGGTTGTAGTTTATCAGACCATGGCCTTGATTCAATTGTTTATGTTGAGTCTAGTAAAGAACAAATTGAAAAAATCTTCAAAAAAGCAAGAAACAACGAGCCGTTATCAGAAAATGAAATTAAGCAGTACAAAGGTCATGTTTTGGTATTCTTAGGTAAAGCGTATCATAAGCGTCAATGGGTTCAACAGTATCACATTGGTGCACTACGCAATAATAACTCACGTATGTTAAAGCTTTTAGGACCTGACACTGGCTATGATGCCATTAACGATGATCCAATTGCAAAACCATTATCGCAAATACTGAATAAATTAGAAGAAAATGACCAATTACCTAAAACAATCATTTACGCATTAAATTCAAGAGACCATGACATTGTGGTTACATTAATGCAAGCATTTCAAGATGGTAAAGTAAGCGGCAAACTACAATGTGGTTCGGCTTGGTGGTTTAACGACCACATCGATGGCATGAAAAAACAAATGATTGCGTTAGCTAATAATGGGTTATTAAGCCAATTTGTTGGTATGTTAACAGACTCAAGAAGTTTCCTATCCTACCCAAGACATGAATACTTTAGACGTTTGGTTTGTGACTTAATCGGTACTTGGGTCGAAGAAGGGTTATTTCCAAATGATGAAGTACTCTTAGGCGAAGTGGTTAGAAACATTTCTTATGAGAATGCAAACAAATACTTCAAAATGTAG
- a CDS encoding DUF368 domain-containing protein, producing MNKLIEIAKGSLMGIANIIPGVSGGTIAVIFRIYDKLIEAINKAFKKPLEALKDTYLLIIGIILGVLIGVFLISYGYEAFPLPTTLIFIGLIFGGIKPIVGIVNKRAVEWPDYLIFMSLFALIILLPLIGGSGGIASGTIYYIMLFVIGFLAAFTMIAPGISGSMVLLVLGYYQHVLDLAKELIESLIQLDFQALVNLILPVGLLGIGAILGAVVTSKLMAYLMEKHEVRFYYGIIGMLFASPFAIMYLLNQTNPLKNIELSHYMVGVILMIGAAYLSYALIKKYEN from the coding sequence ATGAATAAATTGATTGAAATTGCAAAAGGATCATTAATGGGAATTGCCAACATTATTCCTGGTGTTAGTGGTGGGACGATTGCAGTTATTTTTCGCATTTATGACAAATTGATTGAGGCAATAAACAAAGCATTTAAAAAGCCACTCGAAGCACTCAAAGATACGTATCTCTTAATTATTGGGATTATCTTGGGGGTCCTCATCGGTGTCTTTTTAATTTCATATGGCTATGAGGCATTTCCATTACCAACGACTTTAATCTTCATAGGACTTATTTTTGGCGGTATCAAACCAATCGTAGGTATTGTTAATAAAAGAGCAGTTGAATGGCCTGATTACTTGATATTTATGTCTTTATTCGCTCTCATTATCCTGCTTCCACTGATTGGTGGTTCTGGTGGAATTGCATCAGGTACAATCTATTACATTATGTTGTTTGTCATTGGCTTTTTAGCTGCATTTACAATGATTGCTCCAGGGATTAGCGGCTCTATGGTTTTGCTGGTTTTAGGTTATTATCAACACGTTCTTGACCTAGCGAAAGAACTGATTGAGTCGTTGATTCAACTGGACTTTCAAGCATTAGTTAATTTAATTCTCCCTGTGGGTCTTTTAGGTATAGGCGCAATACTCGGTGCAGTAGTGACGTCTAAATTGATGGCCTATTTGATGGAAAAACATGAAGTTCGCTTTTATTATGGCATTATCGGTATGCTTTTTGCGAGTCCATTTGCAATTATGTATTTATTAAATCAAACAAACCCACTTAAAAACATTGAACTCAGCCATTATATGGTTGGGGTGATCTTAATGATAGGAGCGGCGTATTTGTCATACGCATTAATAAAAAAATATGAGAACTAA
- a CDS encoding aldo/keto reductase: MLTKTLANGVKMPMLGLGTFLVGEGPEAYDTVLQALKDGYRHIDTAQMYFNEESVGRAIKDSGIPREEIFVTTKLNARKLGYQEAIDELNVSLKKLGLDYVDLYIIHWPSPSFELNQATWKGMEVCYQNKKARAIGVSNFKIHHLDSILKTAKIYPMVNQVEMHPGLNQTSLQKYMAKYDIQMISYGPFMKGEVFNPDGPYFEGLKQVADKHHITVAQAVIAWGLARGVFMIPKSVTPKRIIENLHAQDVELTKEDVEAINLLNRGRRVYTDPDNNSFVKQA; this comes from the coding sequence ATGTTAACAAAAACATTAGCAAATGGAGTCAAAATGCCTATGTTAGGCTTAGGTACATTTCTTGTCGGCGAAGGCCCAGAAGCGTATGACACTGTCCTGCAGGCACTAAAAGACGGTTATCGTCACATTGACACGGCTCAAATGTATTTTAATGAAGAGTCTGTCGGTAGAGCAATCAAAGATTCAGGTATACCAAGGGAAGAAATTTTTGTAACTACCAAATTAAACGCTAGAAAATTGGGCTATCAAGAAGCCATTGATGAACTAAATGTTTCATTAAAAAAACTCGGTCTTGACTACGTTGATCTCTACATTATTCACTGGCCAAGTCCAAGCTTTGAACTAAATCAAGCGACATGGAAAGGCATGGAAGTCTGTTATCAAAATAAAAAGGCTCGAGCCATTGGTGTATCAAACTTTAAAATACACCACCTAGACTCAATTCTAAAGACAGCGAAAATCTATCCAATGGTCAATCAAGTTGAGATGCATCCAGGATTAAACCAAACCTCACTTCAAAAATATATGGCAAAATACGACATACAGATGATTTCTTATGGCCCGTTTATGAAGGGGGAAGTTTTTAATCCTGATGGCCCATATTTTGAAGGATTAAAACAAGTTGCTGATAAACATCATATTACGGTGGCACAAGCCGTTATTGCTTGGGGGCTTGCAAGAGGTGTCTTTATGATTCCAAAATCCGTCACACCAAAACGAATTATAGAAAATTTACATGCGCAAGACGTTGAATTAACCAAAGAAGACGTCGAAGCAATCAATCTATTAAATCGTGGCAGACGCGTTTATACGGATCCAGATAACAATAGTTTTGTCAAACAAGCATAA
- a CDS encoding undecaprenyl-diphosphate phosphatase, protein MNEFIELIKYLILGIVQGFTEILPISSSGHLVLFQHILNLKQPGLVFEMFTNTASFLALFIFFSKDIIHLIKQTWSFVIKGDKEAKNDFFYVLKLIVAIIPIGIVGLLIKDHLDGFKTPLFVGLALLLTGSFLFYIYKNRNENNLNEEITFKNALVIGLIQVAAVFPGISRSGSTIIGGLFQKVSLKSLLKFSFLCYIIISVPTSLLSAIELSNATFEINILGYGLAFLSTFVATYFAAYLLMKKIEVRHLKYFAIYCFTIGLVAISSHLFF, encoded by the coding sequence ATGAATGAATTTATAGAACTAATCAAATACCTAATATTAGGCATCGTACAAGGCTTTACTGAAATATTACCAATCTCAAGTTCTGGACATTTAGTCTTATTTCAACATATTTTAAATTTGAAACAACCAGGACTTGTTTTTGAAATGTTTACAAACACAGCATCCTTTCTTGCGTTATTTATTTTCTTTTCAAAAGACATCATCCATTTGATTAAACAAACGTGGTCATTTGTGATTAAAGGTGACAAAGAGGCAAAAAACGATTTCTTCTATGTGTTGAAATTAATCGTCGCCATCATTCCTATTGGAATTGTTGGCTTACTAATTAAAGATCATTTGGATGGATTTAAGACGCCGCTATTCGTAGGTCTCGCGTTATTACTAACGGGATCGTTCTTATTTTATATTTATAAGAATCGAAACGAAAACAATTTAAATGAAGAAATTACCTTTAAAAATGCTTTAGTGATTGGATTAATCCAAGTTGCAGCCGTATTTCCAGGTATTTCTAGAAGTGGCTCTACTATTATCGGTGGATTATTTCAAAAGGTGTCGTTAAAGTCACTCTTAAAGTTTTCATTTCTTTGTTATATCATCATATCCGTTCCTACGTCATTATTAAGTGCGATTGAGCTATCAAATGCAACCTTTGAAATCAATATTCTTGGCTATGGACTCGCATTTCTTTCAACATTTGTTGCAACTTACTTTGCCGCTTACTTATTAATGAAAAAGATCGAAGTACGACACTTAAAGTACTTTGCAATCTACTGTTTTACCATTGGTCTAGTTGCAATATCATCCCATCTATTCTTTTAA
- a CDS encoding tagaturonate reductase produces the protein MERLSRTIKPAPSRPIKVVQFGEGNFLRAFIEPFIQTLNEKGLFDGNVAVVQPMPFGRVKDLEEQDGLYTLILEGLDQGEVINQNRLIDVISGFYDPFKDYEGYLNLAKDPNITTIISNTTEAGIQFLEEKVSTKITPTSFPGKLLMFLKTRYDVLGQKASLDIIPCELIDYNGKTLRSVLIELANYNGFDQAFINWMSESNRYYNTLVDRIVPGFPRENHSALEEKFGYLDHSMVKGEIFHLWVIEGPKGLNERLPFDQAGLNVYFVDDFKPYKERKVKILNGSHTAMVPVAYLSGIDTVKESVNDPLVGKFIRSYIFDEVIPTINLPKEDMDKFANSVLERYLNPFVRHELMSIALNSMSKYKSRILPTVEETLEKGSMPKCALFSLASLLVFYRGKRNDEIINIQDDQVFIDLFNDLWAIGDVTNLVKTVLSSKHFDSSWLMNEKVVHFVTSSVQDILTLGMREALKKMMEV, from the coding sequence ATGGAGAGATTGTCTCGAACAATTAAACCTGCACCATCAAGACCAATCAAAGTGGTTCAATTTGGTGAAGGTAATTTCTTACGTGCTTTTATCGAGCCATTTATTCAAACACTTAATGAAAAAGGGCTGTTTGATGGTAACGTAGCAGTGGTTCAACCAATGCCATTTGGACGCGTTAAAGATTTAGAAGAGCAAGACGGACTTTATACACTAATATTAGAGGGTCTTGATCAAGGTGAGGTCATCAATCAAAATCGCTTGATCGACGTCATCAGTGGATTTTATGATCCCTTTAAGGATTATGAAGGTTATTTAAATCTTGCAAAAGATCCAAATATTACAACCATTATTTCAAATACAACAGAAGCTGGTATTCAATTTTTAGAAGAAAAGGTATCTACAAAGATCACACCGACTAGTTTTCCAGGTAAACTACTCATGTTCTTAAAGACCAGATACGATGTGTTAGGGCAAAAAGCATCCTTAGATATCATTCCTTGTGAACTAATTGATTACAATGGTAAAACATTAAGAAGTGTGCTAATTGAATTAGCAAACTATAATGGATTTGATCAAGCCTTCATTAATTGGATGAGTGAATCAAATCGTTATTACAATACCTTAGTAGATCGTATTGTACCTGGTTTTCCAAGAGAAAACCACAGCGCATTAGAAGAAAAATTTGGTTATCTAGACCACTCAATGGTTAAAGGTGAAATTTTCCATCTTTGGGTGATTGAAGGGCCAAAAGGGTTGAATGAACGTTTACCGTTTGATCAAGCTGGTCTAAATGTCTACTTTGTGGATGATTTTAAACCTTATAAAGAACGTAAAGTTAAAATTCTTAACGGTTCACATACCGCAATGGTACCAGTGGCGTATTTATCAGGCATTGATACGGTTAAAGAATCAGTCAATGATCCTTTAGTTGGAAAATTCATTAGAAGTTATATTTTTGATGAAGTTATTCCAACCATCAATCTTCCAAAAGAAGATATGGACAAATTTGCAAACAGTGTATTAGAAAGATACTTAAACCCATTTGTTCGACACGAGTTAATGAGTATTGCCCTAAATTCAATGAGCAAATACAAATCAAGGATTCTACCTACAGTTGAAGAAACACTTGAAAAAGGCTCAATGCCAAAATGTGCGTTATTCAGTTTAGCAAGTTTACTCGTTTTCTATCGAGGCAAACGTAACGATGAAATAATCAATATTCAAGACGATCAAGTGTTCATTGACTTATTTAATGATTTATGGGCAATTGGTGACGTTACGAACTTAGTTAAAACGGTTCTATCATCAAAACATTTTGATTCTTCCTGGTTAATGAATGAAAAAGTCGTTCATTTTGTAACCTCTTCAGTTCAAGATATTTTAACTCTAGGGATGAGAGAAGCACTTAAAAAAATGATGGAGGTTTAA
- the trmB gene encoding tRNA (guanosine(46)-N7)-methyltransferase TrmB, whose product MRTKKVKGAFEAVSESDLVITEPEKIYSNLPIHLEIGSGKGKFIIELAQQNKHIHYVAMEKDINVSYRILEKQLELKMDNLTIINGDANDLEAFFDPKTIDKVYLNFSDPWPKSRHHKRRLTYHTFLEKYKNLLVKQGSIEFRTDHQALFDDSVEYFKTSGFQITWIDYNCKPRSAVSEYELKNREGGAIYGLIAEVIK is encoded by the coding sequence ATGAGAACTAAAAAAGTAAAAGGGGCGTTTGAAGCCGTAAGTGAGTCTGATTTGGTAATCACCGAGCCTGAAAAAATCTATAGCAATTTACCAATTCATCTTGAAATAGGTAGTGGAAAAGGAAAGTTCATCATTGAATTAGCACAGCAGAATAAACACATACATTACGTTGCGATGGAAAAAGACATCAACGTTTCCTACCGCATTTTAGAAAAACAACTGGAACTCAAAATGGATAATTTAACCATCATCAATGGCGATGCTAATGATTTAGAAGCGTTTTTTGATCCAAAGACAATTGATAAAGTATATTTGAATTTTTCGGACCCTTGGCCAAAGTCAAGACATCATAAAAGACGTCTTACCTATCATACATTTTTAGAAAAATATAAAAATTTGTTGGTCAAACAAGGTTCAATTGAGTTTCGTACAGATCATCAAGCGCTTTTTGATGATTCTGTTGAGTATTTCAAAACAAGTGGGTTTCAGATTACTTGGATTGACTACAATTGTAAACCAAGAAGTGCAGTAAGTGAATACGAATTAAAAAACCGTGAAGGCGGCGCCATTTACGGATTAATAGCGGAGGTAATCAAATGA